Proteins encoded together in one Telopea speciosissima isolate NSW1024214 ecotype Mountain lineage chromosome 6, Tspe_v1, whole genome shotgun sequence window:
- the LOC122666286 gene encoding probable leucine-rich repeat receptor-like protein kinase At1g35710 — MIPLVLANLSNIHFLYLHTNELGGPIPSELGNLDNLIDLQLVGNKLTSPIPHSLTNLSKLENLYLYEKQLSSLVPSKIGNMKNLLGLALHQNKLNGSIPHSLANLSRLEKLYLYENKLSGPVPLETGDMENLVELSLFQNKLSGPIPHSLANLSRLEILYLYEIQLSGPLPSEIGDMKNLVDLEISQNKLSGQIPHSLANLSKLEILYLQENQLSGLLPSEIGDMENLVELVLYQNNLSGPIPHSLANLSKLETLYLHVNQLSGPLPSEIGDMENLFGLVLYQNNLSGPIPHSLANLSKLEFLLLFENQLSGPIPQDFGSQVSIVAIELNDNLLSGNLPQQICQGGSLQELAVKNNSLMGPIPDLRNCTSLTRVRLENNLFVGNITNSFGVHPHLYYIDMSHNKLYGELSPNWGECKNLSVLKISGNNINGKIPSEVGQLTRLGQLDLSFNKIVGGIPKELGILSSLLNLYLNDNQISGHMPVEIGKLINLEHLDLSSNRLTGSIPAQLCQCSKLLSLNLSCNSFNGSIPSQIGDLVFLQAQLDLSHNSISGIIPPQLAKLMMLEILNLSQHMIIGSIPLSLEDMISLVSLDLSYNQLEGVVPNNRVFRHAASPQAFRNNKGLCGELQGLLPCNRSRTSKRYGKNGHKVLISIITSLIGTVFLAFAIVVVLFHLRKKMTKGNVEATRRNHGNIFSIWNFDGKIAYEDIIQATEDFDAKYCIRAGTYGSVYKAILPTGHVVALKKFHQLEGEVIVDESFENEMRVLTNIRHRNIVKLYGFCSHPQCMFLVYEYMEKGSLTHILSNQAEAVELDWLKRVNVINSVANALSYLHHDCIPPIIHRDISSKNILLDLELEARVSDFGVARLLKPNSSNWTSLKGTRGYIAPELAYTMALTDKCDVYSFGVVTLEIIMGRHPGEFISSVTSPVGQKMLLRDMLDPRLSFPSDQKVAKDVVSVVRIAIACLHSHPQSRPTMHQVSKELLVLRPSFVEHFYTITVGHLNDIEVQ, encoded by the exons ATGATTCCCCTTGTCCTGGCTAATTTAAGCAACATTCACTTTCTATACCTGCATACCAATGAACTCGGTGGTCCAATACCATCAGAACTAGGAAATCTAGATAATTTGATTGACTTGCAGCTAGTTGGAAACAAACTTACCAGTCCAATTCCTCATTCTTTGACTAATTTGAGTAAACTAGAGAATCTGTATTTGTATGAGAAACAATTATCTAGTCTAGTGCCTTCAAAAATAGGAAATATGAAAAATCTACTTGGCTTGGCGCTACATCAAAACAAACTCAATGGTTCAATCCCTCATTCGTTGGCTAATTTAAGTAGACTAGAGAAGCTCTATTTGTATGAGAATAAATTATCAGGTCCGGTGCCTTTAGAAACTGGAGATATGGAAAATCTGGTTGAATTGTCGCTATTTCAAAACAAACTCAGCGGTCCAATTCCTCACTCTCTGGCTAATTTGAGTAGACTAGAGATTCTCTATTTGTATGAGATTCAATTATCTGGTCCACTGCCTTCAGAAATTGGAGAT ATGAAAAATCTGGTTGACTTGGAGATTTCTCAAAACAAACTCAGCGGTCAAATCCCTCATTCTCTAGCTAACTTAAGTAAACTAGAGATTCTCTATTTGCAAGAGAATCAATTATCTGGTCTGCTACCTTCAGAAATTGGAGATATGGAAAATCTTGTTGAGTTGGTGCTATATCAAAACAATCTCAGCGGTCCAATCCCTCATTCTCTAGCTAACTTAAGTAAACTAGAGACTCTCTATTTGCATGTGAATCAATTATCTGGTCCGCTGCCTTCAGAAATTGGGGATATGGAAAATCTTTTTGGGTTGGTGCTATATCAAAACAATCTCAGCGGTCCGATCCCTCATTCTCTGGCTAATTTAAGTAAACTAGAGTTTCtccttttgtttgaaaaccaatTATCTGGTCCCATACCTCAAGACTTTGGTAGCCAAGTATCCATTGTTGCAATCGAATTGAATGACAACCTCTTATCTGGAAACTTACCACAACAAATATGCCAAGGAGGATCACTTCAAGAATTAGCGGTTAAGAACAATAGTCTCATGGGTCCTATTCCGGATTTGAGAAATTGCACAAGTCTGACGAGAGTTCGACTTGAAAACAACCTATTTGTAGGAAATATAACCAACAGTTTTGGTGTACATCCACATCTTTATTACATTGATATGAGTCACAACAAACTATATGGAGAGCTATCACCAAATTGGGGAGAATGTAAGAATTTGTCGGTGCTAAAGATTTCTGGAAATAATATCAATGGGAAGATACCATCTGAGGTTGGTCAGTTAACTCGACTTGGACAACTTGACCTTTCTTTCAACAAAATTGTAGGAGGAATACCAAAGGAACTCGGTATCTTATCCAGTTTGCTCAACTTATATTTAAATGACAACCAGATTTCAGGGCATATGCCAGTTGAAATTGGCAAATTAATCAATTTAGAGCATTTAGACCTATCATCAAATAGGCTAACTGGATCAATCCCCGCACAACTTTGTCAATGCTCTAAACTTTTGTCATTAAATTTGAGTTGTAATTCATTCAATGGAAGCATTCCATCTCAAATTGGTGATCTAGTATTCCTACAAGCTCAATTGGACCTTAGTCATAATTCAATCAGTGGAATAATACCACCACAGCTTGCAAAGTTGATGATGttggaaattttgaatttatCCCAGCATATGATCATTGGCTCCATCCCCCTTTCTCTCGAAGATATGATTAGCTTAGTATCTCTTGATTTGTCCTATAATCAGTTGGAGGGTGTTGTTCCTAACAATAGGGTTTTCAGACATGCTGCTTCACCACAAGCATTTAGAAACAACAAAGGGTTATGTGGTGAACTTCAAGGTCTACTTCCCTGCAATCGATCTCGTACAAGTAAGCGATATGGTAAAAATGGACACAAAGTCCTCATATCCATCATTACTTCTTTGATAGGAACTGTGTTCCTTGCATTTGCAATTGTTGTTGTCCTTTTCCACTTgcgaaaaaaaatgacaaaaggaAATGTAGAAGCAACAAGAAGAAACCATGGCAATATATTTTCAATATGGAATTTCGATGGCAAGATTGCATATGAGGACATAATTCAAGCAACAGAGGATTTTGATGCCAAATATTGCATTCGAGCTGGAACTTATGGGAGTGTTTACAAAGCAATCCTACCTACAGGTCATGTAGTAGCCTTGAAGAAGTTCCATCAATTGGAAGGCGAGGTGATAGTTGATGAAAGCTTTGAGAATGAGATGCGTGTATTAACAAATATCAGGCATCGGAACATTGTCAAACTTTATGGGTTCTGCTCCCATCCACAATGCATGTTTCTTGTTTATGAGTACATGGAAAAAGGAAGCTTAACACATATCTTGAGCAATCAAGCCGAGGCTGTGGAGTTGGATTGGCTAAAAAGAGTAAATGTCATCAACAGTGTGGCAAATGCTTTGTCTTACTTGCATCATGATTGTATTCCACCAATAATTCATCGGGATATTTCAAGCAAAAATATATTGCTTGACTTGGAACTTGAGGCTCGTGTTTCTGATTTTGGTGTTGCAAGACTGTTAAAGCCAAACTCATCTAATTGGACGTCACTCAAAGGAACTCGTGGATATATTGCTCCAG AGCTTGCCTACACCATGGCTTTAACTGATAAGTGTGATGTATATAGTTTCGGAGTAGTGACATTAGAAATAATTATGGGAAGGCATCCAGGGGAGTTCATCTCATCTGTAACGTCACCAGTTGGCCAAAAGATGCTATTAAGGGACATGCTAGACCCACGTCTCAGCTTCCCATCAGATCAAAAGGTTGCAAAGGATGTGGTTTCTGTTGTGAGAATAGCAATTGCATGTTTACATAGTCACCCACAATCCCGCCCAACTATGCATCAAGTATCAAAAGAGCTACTTGTTCTCCGACCATCATTTGTGGAGCATTTTTATACAATTACTGTAGGTCACCTAAATGATATTGAAGTACAATAA